GATTCCGGTTGTTAAAATTACTCGTAAAAAAGGAAGCGCGAAAAATGTTTTGATTCTTTGTTGGTTCTTAACAATTTTCGTTATTGCCGGTCTGACTGTGGCGAACCTTGCACTGAAATATTATGCTGAACCATCCCCTCAGCCTTTTATAAACCTGTCACTAATTGAAGGTTCTTCAACTATTTTCTCCAGCATGTTTTTGGTGGATGCGGTGTCAGTTTACATGGCGATAATTTTCACGGGCGTAGGCGCAGTTGTTACCGTATACAGCCTCTTTTTCATAGATTCTGATGAGGGGTTTTCAGAACGCTATTACGCTGTTATGTTGATGATTATTGGCTGCGTTATAGGAACAGCCCTTGCTGGTGATTTATTAACGCTCTTCATTTTTTGGGAAGCAGCAGCCGCCGGCTCAAGCTTCTTAATGCTATACCAAAAAACAACAAAGTCACTGCATGCCACGCTAAAGTATCTGACCATGATAATAATAGCTTCAGCTTTCATAATTTATGGACTTTCAGTGATTTACGCCCTTACAGGTTCGCTTAATTTTTGGGAGGTAAAACATGCATTGGCTTCTCTTGCGGATAAGCACTTAATCGAGATAGCATTTATTTTTATTGCAGCAGGCTACTCGATAGAAGCAGCTGTTGTGCCATTCCACATGTGGCTTCCAGACGCTTACACGGCAGCCCCAGCCCCTTCCTCAGCGTTTCTATCGGCGCTTGTTGATCAAGCAAGCTACTATGTACTGCTTAGGGTGCTAATTTACATTTTAACGCCTCCAACAGTTCTGCCATGGACGTTTATGTTTGCAGTTCTCTCAGCATTAACTATGATTGTGGGCAACTTGCTTGCACTGACGGAAAAAAACGTTAAACGTTTAATAGCGTATATTTGCATTGCAGACGTAGGCTACAATCTTGTGGCAATAACAAGCGTGACATCACTCGGCATAATGGGGAACCTCTACTTTTTCCTTGCTGGTGGAATAACAACAGCCCTTGCATTTATGATCGTTGGAATCTTCAACAGCATGGGATTTAAAAACTTAGAGGATTTTTCTGGAGTAGGTAAAAGAATGCCGCTTACGAGTTTAGCCCTAATTTTAGCTGCTTTCTCATTCGCCGGAGTCCCGGTGTTTGCTGGTTTTATAGCAAAATACTTAGTGTTCACATCTGCCATAGGGGCAAACATGAGTTGGCTAGCCGTCATAGGTGTCTTGACCAGCGTAATCCAAGCTGCTTACTTGTTAAGGCTAATTAATTACATGTATGCTAAAAAACCAAAAGAGGAAAGCAAGGTCAAAGAACCAAAAAAGCTGCTTATACCAATTTTCATTCTTGCCGTTTCAATAGTTGTTTTAGGCATTTACCCAAATATAGTTTTAAATCTTATAGAGCCGGTCATAAAGCAATTACAGTTTATGCCCTAAAATTTAGATTCGTATTTAAGCAAAGATTTCCTAATACAATTATGAAGGGTTAGGCCGTGCAGCCAAAGAACCATAAACTCATAGCGTTTAACGATTTGGAACGCATGATAATACAGCAGGGTTTTTGCACAGTATGCGGCGCATGCGAAGCTGCATGCCCTATCCATGCAATAAAAGTGGAACACGAAAAACCCCAGAGACTTTACGATTGCTCTGAACATATAGATACATGCCCAATTTGCTACGACATTTGCCCCCATACTGACGCACTTATCTATGAAGCATTAAGGTTTGTTGCTGACGCACCGAAAAGAAGAGAAAACTTGGGTTACTACAGAGAAATTCTGCTTGCGCAGGCCGCTAATCCAAGCATAAGAGCTGCAACAAAAAGTGGAGGAGTCGTAAACGCGCTTCTTAATTTTGCCATCAGTGAAAAGATAATTGATGGCGCCATAACTTCAAAAGCATCACCTGCAACATCCTTAAAGGCTAAGCCTTCCATAAGTCTTGCGCCGGACGATATGCTCTCCGCTGTCGGCTCTAAAATTGTGCCTTCAGCCGTTGCACAAGCTTATGGACGTGCGGTTTTTGAACATGGCAAAACACATATAGCCTTCGTGGGCATACCATGCCACGTTCTCGGACTTCGAAAACTTGAAGCATGGCAACATAAAATTATAGATGGTTTAGAGATAATTATAGGGCTTTTTTGTCTATGGGGTTTTTCATTAAGCACAGTGCTGGAATTTCTCTTAGATGAGTACCATATTGCTGTTAATGAAATTCAAAGTGTCGATTTGTCTGCAGATGCATACATTGTAAACATGGAAAA
This sequence is a window from Candidatus Bathyarchaeia archaeon. Protein-coding genes within it:
- a CDS encoding NADH-quinone oxidoreductase subunit N gives rise to the protein MIELLDASLPIIAFVLFSLLTIPVVKITRKKGSAKNVLILCWFLTIFVIAGLTVANLALKYYAEPSPQPFINLSLIEGSSTIFSSMFLVDAVSVYMAIIFTGVGAVVTVYSLFFIDSDEGFSERYYAVMLMIIGCVIGTALAGDLLTLFIFWEAAAAGSSFLMLYQKTTKSLHATLKYLTMIIIASAFIIYGLSVIYALTGSLNFWEVKHALASLADKHLIEIAFIFIAAGYSIEAAVVPFHMWLPDAYTAAPAPSSAFLSALVDQASYYVLLRVLIYILTPPTVLPWTFMFAVLSALTMIVGNLLALTEKNVKRLIAYICIADVGYNLVAITSVTSLGIMGNLYFFLAGGITTALAFMIVGIFNSMGFKNLEDFSGVGKRMPLTSLALILAAFSFAGVPVFAGFIAKYLVFTSAIGANMSWLAVIGVLTSVIQAAYLLRLINYMYAKKPKEESKVKEPKKLLIPIFILAVSIVVLGIYPNIVLNLIEPVIKQLQFMP
- a CDS encoding CBS domain-containing protein; this translates as MQPKNHKLIAFNDLERMIIQQGFCTVCGACEAACPIHAIKVEHEKPQRLYDCSEHIDTCPICYDICPHTDALIYEALRFVADAPKRRENLGYYREILLAQAANPSIRAATKSGGVVNALLNFAISEKIIDGAITSKASPATSLKAKPSISLAPDDMLSAVGSKIVPSAVAQAYGRAVFEHGKTHIAFVGIPCHVLGLRKLEAWQHKIIDGLEIIIGLFCLWGFSLSTVLEFLLDEYHIAVNEIQSVDLSADAYIVNMENRQIRVPISKVKSHILNRCKTCVDFTSEYADLSIGGASPLKEWSIVIIRTRKGEEFFNKALTSGIIITKNVEEEPQALAHLIQLAAHKRKSALQEMKTMRERGVYVPATAELFVRPRPSEFSLLERVNVEQIMTKNVVTLPPTLTISQFFKKIAEHHHIGFPVINESGKIIGIVTLQDAMKIPEEKRNNVSIGEIYTKKLITIYPDNSVAEALEKMDKHNVGRLLVFDKNDKLVGILTRSDIMHLIRKTLY